Proteins co-encoded in one Marmota flaviventris isolate mMarFla1 chromosome 9, mMarFla1.hap1, whole genome shotgun sequence genomic window:
- the Spa17 gene encoding sperm surface protein Sp17, whose protein sequence is MSIPFSNTHYRIPQGFGNLLEGLTREILREQPENIPAFAAAYFENLLEKREKTNFDPAEWGAKVEDRFYNNHAFKEQEQSAQEKSQTSVKGEDIEDIPGNAEELEEEEKEKEESAAVKIQAAFRGHVAREEVKKMKSDKVKDETEEEKE, encoded by the exons ATGTCGATTCCATTCTCCAACACCCATTATCGAATTCCACAAGGATTTGGGAATCTTCTTGAAGGCCTGACACGTGAGATTCTGAGGGAACAACCAGAAAACATACCAGCTTTTGCAGCAGCATATTTTGAGAACCTTCTAGAGAAAAGAGAGA aaaccaaCTTTGATCCAGCAGAATGGGGGGCTAAGGTAGAGGACCGCTTCTATAACAACCATGCATTCAAG GAGCAAGAACAATCTGCTCAAGAAAAGTCACAGACATCTGTGAAAGGGGAAGACATAGAAGACATACCAGGCAATGCAGAA gagttggaggaagaagaaaaagaaaaagaggaatctGCTGCTGTCAAAATCCAGGCAGCCTTCCGGGGACATGTAGCCAGAGAAgaggtaaagaaaatgaaatcagataAAGTTAAAGAtgaaacagaagaggaaaaggagtaa